The genomic DNA GGCGAAACCGCTGATACGCTGGCGTCGCTGCGCTATTGCAAGGAACTTGGCCTGAAGATCGGTGCCGTGGTCAACACGCGTGAATCGACCATCGCGCGTGAATCCGATGCGGTCTTTCCGATCCTTGCCGGCCCGGAAATCGGTGTCGCCTCGACCAAGGCCTTCACCTGCCAGCTCGCAGTGCTGGCGTCGCTCGCGATCGGTGCCGGTCGCGCCCGCGGCACGGTGAGTGCTGAGGAAGAGCAGGTCTTGGTTCGCTATCTCGCGGAAATGCCGCGCATCATGGGGCAGGTGCTGAACGCCGTTCAGCCGAAGATCGAGCTTCTTTCGCGCGAGCTGTCGAAGTGCCGCGACGTTCTCTACCTCGGCCGCGGCACCAGCTTCCCGCTGGCGATGGAGGGGGCGCTCAAGCTCAAGGAGATCTCCTATATCCATGCGGAAGGTTATGCCGCCGGCGAACTGAAGCATGGACCGATCGCGCTGATTGACGAGAACATGCCGGTTATCGTCATCGCGCCGCACGACCGCTTCTACGAGAAGACCGTTTCCAACATGCAGGAAGTCGCGGCCCGCGGCGGCCGGATCATTCTCATCACCGACGAGAAGGGCGCCGCCGCCTCGAAGCTCGAGACCATGGCGACGATCGTGTTGCCTGATGTCGATGAGGTCATCGCGCCGATGATCTTCTCGCTGCCGATCCAGCTCCTTGCCTATCACACGGCGGTGTTCATGGGCACCGACGTCGACCAGCCCCGCAACCTCGCCAAATCGGTGACCGTCGAATGATCTATGTCCGGCACGAGCGCCCCGGCGACGAAGCGGTGATACATGCCGTGACCGCGGCCGCCTTCGAAGGGCATCCGCACAGCGACCAGAGCGAACCCTTCATCATCGAGCGACTGCGTGAGTCCGGTGCGCTGAGTGTGTCGCTGGTCGCCGAGATGAACGAGGAAGTCGTCGGGCACATCGCCTTTTCGCCCGTCACTCTGACGCCGGAAGAGCCCGGCTGGTTCGGGCTTGGGCCGGTCTCGGTCAAGCCGGACGTTCAGGCCCAGGGCATCGGCCGGCAGCTGATCCTCGAGGGGCTCGAATGGCTGCGGGCGGAAGGGGCCGCCGGCTGCGTTGTCGTCGGTGATCCGGCCTTGTATCAAAAGTTCGGTTTCCGTAACGAATCGGCTCTTGTATTCCCCGGTTGTGCGCCGCAATATTTCATGGCGCTGGCTCTCTCCGGCGCGATGGCGGCCGGTACGGTCGCCTATCATCCGGCCTTCGGCGTCGAGTGAGGTTGAGACGGAAGAAGCATGACGGAACATTCGAAACGCGGCTATATCGGCACCCGGCTGCGCAACTACTTCCTGACGGGTTTGATCATCTGCGCACCGGTCGCGATCACCGTCTGGCTCGTGCGCACCTTCATCGACTGGGCCGACGGTTGGGTGAAGCCCTACCTGCCGAACTTCTATAATCCGGACACCTATTCGCCCGTGGCCATTCCCGGCTTCGGTCTGCTCGTCGCCATTTTCGTGATCACCTTCGTCGGTTTCATGACCGCAAACCTCGTCGGTCGGTCGATCGTGAATTTCGCCGAGTCGCTCCTCAATCGGACGCCTCTCGTCCGCACGATCTACAAGTCCACCAAGCAGATATTCCAGACGGTGCTGCAGGAACAGTCCTCCTCCTTCAAGAAGGCCGGGCTGATCGAGTATCCGAGCCCGGGCATCTGGTCGCTGGTGTTCATCGCAACGGATGTGAAAGGCGAGATCGCCTCGAAATTCAAGGAACGCGGCATGGACATGGTCGCGGTCTTCCTGCCGCCGACCCCGATCCCGACGGCGGGGTTCCTGCTGTTCATCCCGCGCGACAAGATCATCCCGCTTGACATGAGCGCGGAGGACGCGGCGAAGCTCCTGATCTCGGGGGGCCTCGTGACGCCCGACCAGAAGCCGCTCGCCAATGCACCTTTGAAAATCGGTCAGCAGAAGACTGAGATTCCCGTATCTTGATGCCGGGCCGCCGTGATCGTCGGTTTGGCAGGGTGGTCGGTCAGCCGGCGCGCAGGAAGCGGATCGCCTCATCGCGGCGGTAGAGATAGAGCAGCGTACGGAGCGCTTCGCCGCGCTCCGAAGTGAGGTCCGGATCGCGCTCGATCACGTAGGCGGCGTCCTTCCGCGCGATTTCGAGCAGATCGCCGTGGGCCTCCAGGCTGGCGATGCGAAAACCGGGCGTGCCTGACTGGCGCGTGCCGAGCAACTCGCCTTCGCCGCGCAGCTTCAGGTCTTCCTCGGCGATCAGGAAGCCGTCCTCGCTGTCGCGCAGGATCGAGAGCCGCGCGCGGCCGGTTTCGCCGAGCGGTCCCTTGTAGAGCAGGATGCACGTCGATGCCTCGTCGCCACGGCCGACGCGGCCGCGCAACTGGTGAAGCTGGGCAAGGCCGAAGCGTTCCGCATGCTCGATCACCATGATTGTTGCGTCGGGCACGTCGACGCCGACTTCCACGACTGTTGTCGCAACCAGCAGGCGGACCTCGCCGTTCTTGAAGGCGAGCATGACGGCGTCCTTCTCCGCCCCGTTCATACGGCCGTGTACCAGGCCGACATTGTTGCCGAAGCGCTTGGCGAGGCCTTCGTATCGTTCTTCGGCCGACATGACGTCGACGGCTTCGGACTCTTCCACGAGCGGGCAGATCCAATAGGCCTTCTTGCCTTCGCGAAGGGCAGCGTCGAGCCGATCGACGATGTCGCCAACGCGCTCCGTCGGGATCGTCACCGTCTGGATCGGCTTGCGTCCGGCGGGCTTTTCCGTGAGCTTCGAAACGTCCATGTCGCCGAAGGCGGCAAGCACCAGCGTGCGCGGGATCGGCGTTGCCGTCATGACCAGCATATGCGGCGAGATGCCCTTGGCGGTCAGGCGCAGGCGCTGGTGAACGCCGAAGCGATGCTGTTCGTCCACCACCGCCAGTGTCAGCTCCTTGTAGCTCACCGTGTCCTGGAAAAGCGCATGCGTGCCGATCACCATGCGCGTTTCTCCGGACGCGATGCGCTCGAGAATGGCGTCGCGCTCCTTGCCCTTGGTGCGGCCGGTCAAAACGTCGATGGCGATGCCCGCGGATGCGGCCATCCTTGCAAGCGTCGCATGGTGCTGGCGGGCGAGAATTTCGGTCGGCGCCATCAGCACCGCCTGACCGCCGGATTCGACGGCGGCGAGCATCGCCATCAGCGCCACCATCGTCTTGCCGGAGCCGACATCGCCTTGCAGCAGCCGGAGCATACGCTCGGTGCCGGCCATGTCCTTCAGGATGTCGGCGATCGCCGTCGACTGACTGGCTGTCAAGGAAAAGGGAAGGGCGTCGATGACCGGACGGGAAAGCACACCGGTCGCGTGAACCGGTACTCCCGCGACCTTGCGCAGGCGCTGGCGAACGAGAGCCAGGGACAATTGCCCGGCGAGAAACTCGTCATAGGCGAGGCGGCGGCGGGCAGGTGCCTGCGGATCAAGGTCGGTCGCGTCGCGGGGATCATGCAGCGCGCGGAAACTTTCGGCTGCGGTGCTGAAACCTTGTCGCGTCAGCAGCGCGTCGTCCATCCATTCGGGCATGTCCGGAACGCGGGCGACGGCGGCCTCGATCGACTTGCGCAATATCCTTGGTGAAAGTCCCGCTGTCAGCCCGTAGACCGGCTCGACCAGCGGCAGGTTTTCCGCCTCGCTTGCCCGGACCGCATAGTCAGGGTGAACCATGGAGGGGCGGCCGTTGAACCAGTCGACCTTGCCGCTGACGATGACTGTCTCATCGACCGGCAGCGATTTTTCCAACCAGTTGCCCTTGAC from Ensifer adhaerens includes the following:
- a CDS encoding GNAT family N-acetyltransferase, coding for MYVRHERPGDEAVIHAVTAAAFEGHPHSDQSEPFIIERLRESGALSVSLVAEMNEEVVGHIAFSPVTLTPEEPGWFGLGPVSVKPDVQAQGIGRQLILEGLEWLRAEGAAGCVVVGDPALYQKFGFRNESALVFPGCAPQYFMALALSGAMAAGTVAYHPAFGVE
- a CDS encoding DUF502 domain-containing protein, which codes for MTEHSKRGYIGTRLRNYFLTGLIICAPVAITVWLVRTFIDWADGWVKPYLPNFYNPDTYSPVAIPGFGLLVAIFVITFVGFMTANLVGRSIVNFAESLLNRTPLVRTIYKSTKQIFQTVLQEQSSSFKKAGLIEYPSPGIWSLVFIATDVKGEIASKFKERGMDMVAVFLPPTPIPTAGFLLFIPRDKIIPLDMSAEDAAKLLISGGLVTPDQKPLANAPLKIGQQKTEIPVS
- the recG gene encoding ATP-dependent DNA helicase RecG, yielding MRPALLDPLFSPLDTLPGIGPKIGELYARLLGRETIEDCRVVDLVFHAPHSLIDRRQQPGIAHAPQGVIVTITGRVDRHQPPPRGKPNLPYRVFLHDETGELALTYFRVKGNWLEKSLPVDETVIVSGKVDWFNGRPSMVHPDYAVRASEAENLPLVEPVYGLTAGLSPRILRKSIEAAVARVPDMPEWMDDALLTRQGFSTAAESFRALHDPRDATDLDPQAPARRRLAYDEFLAGQLSLALVRQRLRKVAGVPVHATGVLSRPVIDALPFSLTASQSTAIADILKDMAGTERMLRLLQGDVGSGKTMVALMAMLAAVESGGQAVLMAPTEILARQHHATLARMAASAGIAIDVLTGRTKGKERDAILERIASGETRMVIGTHALFQDTVSYKELTLAVVDEQHRFGVHQRLRLTAKGISPHMLVMTATPIPRTLVLAAFGDMDVSKLTEKPAGRKPIQTVTIPTERVGDIVDRLDAALREGKKAYWICPLVEESEAVDVMSAEERYEGLAKRFGNNVGLVHGRMNGAEKDAVMLAFKNGEVRLLVATTVVEVGVDVPDATIMVIEHAERFGLAQLHQLRGRVGRGDEASTCILLYKGPLGETGRARLSILRDSEDGFLIAEEDLKLRGEGELLGTRQSGTPGFRIASLEAHGDLLEIARKDAAYVIERDPDLTSERGEALRTLLYLYRRDEAIRFLRAG